One Actinospica robiniae DSM 44927 genomic region harbors:
- a CDS encoding IS1182 family transposase, producing MQPAPWPEPDPQVAAAIKAIYRRKVLPLAVQVRDMLGEVFPDEGFVAGFGVRGRPGYSPGRLALVSVFQMAQKLTDRQAAEAAGRDLSWKYALGLGLDDPGFDHSVLPEFRSRVLEGGLEQHLLDVLLVALVERGLVKAGGKQRTDSTHVVSAVRDLNRLELAGESVRAAAEALVAAAPGWFASEFDVAGWSARYGRRIDSWRLPTSQTKRDQLTADYGQDGFALVNAVYAASAPVWLREIPAVGVLRRVLLQNYYVYEEETGKQVIRRRDAEKDGIPPAPSRIASPYDPEARWAAKGDDLFWCGYKVHLTETCDWPDEPAPGDASRRLDPPNIITNVATTNATVPDVAMTAQVHTMLADRGLTPAEHYLDSGYPSAALVLSSKAEHGIDLVTPLLADTSAQAKAGAGYDRSAFTFDFGARSATCPQGQSSSAWTPCVQNGTAKIVVTFPAAGCIRCPARDLCTRRKKGGRQVTVPQREVHELQLKARADQSTKAWQARYALRAGVEGTINQAIDLGIRRTRYRGIDKTRLHHVLTACAINLIRLDAYWNGQILDRTRTSHLGRLELSLIA from the coding sequence ATGCAGCCCGCGCCGTGGCCGGAGCCGGATCCGCAGGTTGCTGCGGCGATCAAGGCGATCTACCGGCGCAAGGTGCTGCCGTTGGCGGTGCAGGTCAGGGACATGCTCGGGGAGGTGTTCCCGGATGAGGGGTTCGTGGCGGGGTTCGGGGTGCGGGGTCGGCCGGGCTATTCGCCGGGGCGCCTTGCGCTGGTGAGCGTGTTTCAGATGGCGCAGAAGCTGACCGATCGGCAGGCTGCGGAGGCGGCGGGCCGGGATCTGTCGTGGAAGTACGCGCTCGGGCTGGGGCTGGATGATCCCGGATTCGATCACAGCGTGCTGCCGGAGTTCCGTTCCCGGGTGCTCGAAGGTGGGCTCGAGCAGCATCTGTTGGACGTGCTGCTGGTCGCGTTGGTGGAGCGGGGCCTGGTCAAGGCGGGTGGGAAGCAGCGTACGGATTCCACGCATGTGGTCTCGGCGGTGCGGGATTTGAACCGGCTGGAGCTGGCCGGGGAGTCGGTGCGGGCCGCGGCCGAAGCCCTCGTCGCGGCGGCTCCGGGGTGGTTCGCGTCCGAGTTCGATGTCGCGGGTTGGTCGGCGCGCTACGGGCGGCGGATCGATTCTTGGCGTCTGCCGACCTCGCAAACCAAACGCGACCAGCTCACGGCCGACTACGGCCAGGACGGGTTCGCCCTGGTCAACGCCGTGTACGCGGCCTCGGCGCCGGTGTGGCTGCGTGAAATTCCGGCGGTGGGGGTGTTGCGGCGGGTGCTGCTGCAGAACTACTACGTGTACGAGGAGGAGACCGGGAAGCAGGTGATCAGACGGCGGGATGCGGAGAAGGACGGCATCCCGCCGGCCCCATCGCGGATCGCCTCCCCCTATGATCCCGAGGCCCGGTGGGCGGCCAAAGGCGATGACCTGTTCTGGTGCGGCTACAAGGTCCATCTGACCGAGACCTGCGACTGGCCGGATGAGCCTGCTCCCGGCGATGCCTCCCGCAGGCTGGATCCGCCGAACATCATCACCAACGTCGCCACCACGAACGCGACCGTGCCGGATGTGGCGATGACCGCGCAGGTCCACACCATGCTCGCCGATCGGGGCCTGACCCCGGCCGAGCACTACCTCGATTCCGGCTACCCGTCTGCGGCTCTGGTGCTCTCGTCCAAGGCCGAGCACGGGATCGACCTGGTCACCCCTCTGCTGGCCGACACCTCGGCGCAGGCCAAAGCCGGTGCCGGATACGACCGGTCGGCCTTCACCTTCGACTTCGGCGCCCGGAGTGCGACCTGCCCGCAAGGCCAGAGCAGCTCAGCGTGGACCCCATGCGTCCAGAACGGCACCGCGAAGATCGTCGTGACGTTCCCGGCGGCCGGCTGCATCCGATGCCCGGCCCGAGACCTGTGCACCCGCCGCAAGAAAGGCGGCCGACAAGTCACCGTGCCCCAGCGAGAAGTCCACGAGCTCCAGCTCAAAGCCCGCGCCGACCAGTCGACCAAGGCCTGGCAGGCCCGATACGCCCTCCGCGCCGGAGTCGAGGGCACCATCAACCAGGCCATCGACCTCGGGATCCGCCGGACACGCTACCGAGGCATCGACAAGACCCGACTACACCACGTCCTGACCGCATGCGCTATCAACCTGATCCGCCTCGACGCCTACTGGAACGGCCAGATTCTCGACCGAACCAGAACAAGTCACCTCGGCCGCCTCGAACTCTCACTTATCGCCTGA
- a CDS encoding replication-relaxation family protein: MTRTDAGTEAAIPLNPATKGRGGSSNYPAPVDGLAYLLFRTTPRDRWLLAMLGEHRLLTAMQIHALAFTRARTMNYRLSQLRELGLLDRFRTLSASWCGAQCYRYILGPRGALLAAAAHDMTPKEYGYNHAKLLRQGARPDLAHTIGLTDALVSLAARGQLAAWWNQYTCTGLWGDLIRPDAYAVHRDPATEKGFGFFFEHDTGSEHLPQLAEKHVGYARYAAAYGGHRPILIQLPDAEREHRLHGRLARIPDAAGLPIVTTVTAPAERLTAQIHELGEQLAGPAWRPIGTDTRLMLPQIPSHFTNRGIKLLPPLLGDRAVRAPIPIAPKLTSQR, encoded by the coding sequence ATGACCCGCACCGATGCTGGCACCGAGGCGGCCATCCCTCTCAACCCGGCCACGAAAGGACGCGGTGGCTCGAGCAATTATCCGGCGCCCGTCGACGGTCTGGCCTATCTGCTGTTTCGCACGACACCGCGGGATCGGTGGCTGCTGGCGATGCTGGGTGAGCACCGGCTGCTGACTGCGATGCAGATCCACGCCCTGGCCTTCACCCGCGCCCGCACGATGAACTACCGCTTGTCCCAGCTGCGCGAGCTCGGCCTACTCGACCGGTTCCGGACGCTCAGCGCATCGTGGTGCGGGGCGCAGTGCTACCGCTACATCCTCGGCCCGCGCGGCGCGCTGCTGGCGGCGGCGGCACACGACATGACGCCGAAGGAATACGGCTACAACCACGCCAAGCTCCTGCGCCAGGGTGCGCGCCCGGATCTGGCGCACACCATCGGGCTGACCGACGCGCTCGTCTCCCTCGCCGCGCGCGGGCAGCTCGCCGCGTGGTGGAACCAGTACACGTGCACGGGCCTGTGGGGGGATCTGATCCGCCCCGACGCCTACGCCGTGCACCGCGACCCGGCGACGGAGAAGGGGTTCGGGTTCTTCTTCGAACACGACACCGGCAGCGAGCACCTGCCGCAGTTGGCCGAGAAGCACGTGGGATACGCGCGCTACGCGGCCGCCTACGGAGGGCACCGCCCGATCCTGATCCAGCTGCCCGACGCGGAACGCGAGCACCGGCTGCACGGGCGGCTCGCGAGGATCCCGGACGCGGCCGGGCTGCCGATCGTCACCACCGTCACCGCGCCCGCCGAACGCCTCACTGCGCAGATCCACGAACTCGGCGAGCAGCTGGCCGGGCCGGCCTGGAGGCCGATCGGAACCGACACGCGCCTGATGCTCCCGCAGATCCCGAGCCACTTCACGAACCGAGGGATCAAGCTTCTCCCCCCGCTGCTGGGTGACCGTGCGGTGCGCGCCCCGATCCCGATCGCGCCGAAACTCACCAGCCAGCGGTAG